The following are encoded in a window of Harmonia axyridis chromosome 7, icHarAxyr1.1, whole genome shotgun sequence genomic DNA:
- the LOC123684338 gene encoding uncharacterized protein LOC123684338 yields MNNSMGWCYICQYSLISGIIALIEYEMIVSSNVTYFFQLSIWLVGEFMVCFSGQSLENEREAMAINLYMTPWHRLPIQLRSTFCIFLAKMQMPLHLEAKPVLHLNYDFLMKVLKASYTLLMFLQNKSQ; encoded by the exons ATGAATAACAGCATGGGATGGTGCTATATATGCCAATATTCCTTGATTTCAGGAATTATTGCTTTGATAGAGTACGAAATGATTGTg TCATCAAATGTCACCTATTTTTTCCAACTATCCATTTGGCTTGTGGGTGAGTTCATGGTATGTTTTTCAGGTCAAAGTCTGGAAAATGAG AGAGAGGCAATGGCAATAAATTTATACATGACACCTTGGCACAGATTACCTATACAATTAAGAAGTACATTTTGTATTTTTCTCGCGAAAATGCAGATGCCCTTACATTTAGAAGCCAAACCAGTACTTCATTTGAACTACGATTTTCTGATGAAG GTTCTGAAAGCATCCTATACATTACTCATGTTTCTGCAAAACAAATCTCAGTGA